From the genome of Halomonas sp. 1513, one region includes:
- a CDS encoding YciK family oxidoreductase translates to MSCKIDYHARPDLLNGRVILVTGAGDGIGREAAKAYAAHGATVILLGRTVAKLEAVYDEIEAAGGPQPAIFPLNFEGATLKDFHDMAETLDKEFGRLDGVLHNAGLLGRLTPFEQYDPALWEQVMQVNVNGPIWMTQALMPLLLTSDDASLVFTSSSVGRKGRAYWGAYAVSKFATEGFMQVLADEFVNNPGIRINSINPGATRTQMRKTAYPGENPDSLRRPAEIMPTYLWLMGPDSRGVTGEQFDAQPPRQ, encoded by the coding sequence ATGTCCTGCAAGATCGACTACCACGCGCGCCCCGACCTGCTCAACGGGAGGGTCATCCTGGTCACCGGCGCCGGCGACGGCATCGGTCGCGAAGCCGCCAAGGCGTATGCCGCCCACGGTGCCACGGTGATCCTGCTGGGCCGCACCGTGGCCAAGCTGGAAGCGGTCTACGATGAGATCGAGGCCGCCGGCGGTCCGCAGCCGGCAATCTTCCCGCTCAATTTCGAGGGTGCCACGCTCAAGGATTTTCACGACATGGCGGAGACGCTCGACAAGGAGTTCGGGCGTCTGGACGGGGTCTTGCACAATGCCGGTCTGCTGGGTCGCCTGACGCCGTTCGAGCAGTACGATCCGGCGCTCTGGGAGCAGGTCATGCAGGTCAATGTCAACGGGCCGATCTGGATGACCCAGGCGCTGATGCCGCTGCTGCTGACCAGCGACGACGCCTCGCTGGTGTTCACCTCGTCGAGCGTGGGTCGCAAGGGGCGCGCCTACTGGGGGGCCTATGCGGTCTCCAAGTTTGCCACCGAGGGGTTCATGCAGGTGCTGGCGGACGAGTTCGTCAATAATCCCGGCATTCGCATCAACAGCATCAATCCCGGCGCCACCCGCACCCAGATGCGCAAGACGGCCTATCCCGGCGAGAATCCCGATAGCCTGCGTCGGCCGGCCGAGATCATGCCCACCTACCTGTGGCTGATGGGCCCCGACAGTCGCGGTGTCACCGGCGAACAGTTCGACGCGCAGCCGCCACGCCAGTGA
- a CDS encoding phosphoglycolate phosphatase, protein MSSKTAAAPPRALLFDLDGTLVDTAPDLARATNELRAHHGLAPLPYPQIRQQVSNGGSALVSLALGLASEHVDHAAARAFLLDAYGRDVASQSRLFDGLERLLAEWALPPRAWGIVTNKPRAYAAPLIEALQLAPGALLCADDLALKKPAPEPLWEAARRLAVTPVECWYIGDHLRDMEAARSAGMTAVAVGYGYIAEEDDIGRWPADLWFETPEELVGALIREA, encoded by the coding sequence ATGTCCTCCAAGACCGCGGCAGCGCCGCCCCGCGCACTGCTGTTCGACCTCGACGGCACCCTGGTCGACACCGCGCCCGACCTGGCCCGTGCCACCAATGAACTGCGTGCCCATCACGGCCTCGCCCCGCTGCCCTACCCGCAGATTCGGCAGCAGGTCTCCAACGGTGGCAGTGCGCTGGTCAGCCTGGCACTGGGGCTGGCCAGCGAGCATGTCGATCACGCGGCGGCACGCGCCTTTCTGCTCGATGCCTACGGCCGTGATGTCGCCAGTCAGAGTCGCCTGTTCGATGGCCTCGAGCGCCTGCTTGCCGAGTGGGCGCTGCCACCCCGGGCCTGGGGGATCGTCACCAACAAGCCCCGCGCCTATGCGGCGCCGCTCATCGAGGCCCTGCAGCTGGCCCCCGGCGCGCTGCTCTGCGCCGACGATCTAGCGCTCAAGAAGCCGGCCCCCGAGCCACTTTGGGAAGCGGCGCGTCGCCTGGCGGTGACACCCGTGGAGTGCTGGTACATCGGTGACCACCTGCGCGACATGGAGGCCGCGCGCAGTGCCGGCATGACCGCGGTGGCGGTAGGCTATGGCTATATTGCCGAAGAGGACGACATCGGCCGCTGGCCGGCGGACCTGTGGTTCGAGACCCCGGAAGAGCTGGTGGGGGCCTTGATCCGGGAGGCGTGA
- a CDS encoding tol-pal system protein YbgF: protein MKHSLKRLCGAGALVLPLSVGAAPIVEDLSAQQQSRSFYEQTEAREAGGGSLMLLNQLEENQRQISQLRGQLEELRHQLEQMRQLNQERYIDLEERLAAVGTVGGSPNVDPGAAQEVAAASGAGSGAQAAYQQAFQQVQARDFPAAISAFEGFVADYPDHDLTANGYYWLGELHSAESNLDQAASAFQTVIDDYADSNKVPDALYKLALLRARQGEPDASRELLDALMERYPDSNAASLASEFLNQSGL from the coding sequence ATGAAACACAGCCTCAAAAGGCTGTGCGGCGCGGGAGCCCTGGTGCTCCCGCTGTCCGTTGGGGCCGCCCCGATCGTGGAGGACCTTTCGGCACAGCAGCAGTCGCGCAGCTTCTATGAACAGACCGAAGCACGTGAGGCCGGCGGTGGCAGCCTGATGCTGCTCAATCAGCTGGAAGAGAATCAGCGCCAGATATCGCAATTGCGCGGCCAGTTGGAAGAGTTGCGCCACCAGCTCGAGCAGATGCGCCAGCTCAATCAGGAGCGCTATATCGATCTCGAGGAGCGTCTGGCAGCGGTAGGCACCGTGGGCGGCTCGCCCAACGTCGATCCCGGCGCTGCACAGGAAGTTGCCGCTGCCAGCGGCGCTGGCAGTGGCGCTCAGGCCGCCTATCAGCAGGCCTTCCAGCAGGTCCAGGCGCGCGACTTCCCGGCAGCGATCAGCGCTTTCGAGGGCTTCGTGGCCGACTACCCCGACCATGACCTGACGGCCAACGGCTATTACTGGCTGGGTGAACTGCACTCTGCCGAATCGAATCTCGATCAGGCCGCCTCGGCCTTCCAGACCGTGATCGATGATTATGCCGATAGCAACAAGGTGCCGGATGCGTTGTACAAGCTAGCCCTGCTGCGGGCGCGTCAAGGTGAGCCCGACGCCAGCCGCGAGCTGCTCGACGCGCTGATGGAGCGCTACCCGGACAGCAATGCCGCCAGCCTGGCCAGCGAATTTCTCAATCAGTCAGGCCTGTAA